The sequence TTCACCTTCCTAAAAAGACTGGACGATCTTAAAGGAAGGTTTATCGATAATGCGAATTTCTTCCAAGTTAATGATCTTCGCAAAATTTCCGATGAAGAACTTTATGATTCTTTGCTGAATGAGTTTCCATCCTGGCTTTCAGAGGCGAGAAGTAAATCATTAATTAAATAAAGATACATATTACCCCAAATATTTTTATGGAGGCAGTCTCACATGAGTAATGGATTAAACTCTTTTCAAGGATGGTTAAGCCGTACAAAAGGAAATTTAATGGATGGCGTGAAAAAATTCAAAAACAAAGAATTACTTGATGCAATCGTTGCTGGCTGCGCGATGGTTTCTGTAGCAGATGGAACAATTGATAACTCGGAGAAACAAAAAATGGCAGGATATCTGGGTCGCAGCGATGAACTTAAAGTGTTTAACATGAGTGAGGTAATTGAACGGTTCAATCACTTCTCCGGTAATATGGAATTTGATGTAATGATAGGCAAACAAGAAGCTCTTCGAGTAATCGCGAAGTTTAAATCAAAGCCAGAAATCGGCCGGGTGATTGTTGGTGTGTGTTGTGCTGTTGGTTCTGCAGACGGAGACTTCGATAATAACGAGAAAAGTACCGTCCGTGACATTTGTAATACTCTAGGACTTTCGGCAGGTGAATTTGGCCTATAAGCTTTTTAGACACAAGTCTGAAAAACATACTTCATTGACATTTTAGCAATCATAACCAATACTTAAGATAATCGAATGGTTCACAATGAAAATACCTATAACTGTCTTTTTTTGGCATGTTATGGGTATTTTTTGACATCAACTACATTTTTTATACGGAAATTCCGAGATAAATATATGTAGGCGATGAACTTAAATGTTTTTTTGGTAGATTGTTGAAACCGCATCTCGGTTATCCCCGTATCAAAGGATGTAAGAAAATAGGGGGTTGAAAAATTGCCGATATAGGAAAAAACACCTATATCAATTAACAGAATGACAACATTTTAAGGAGGTATATTTCAAGTGACAATTTCGCTCGTAAAAGGACAAAAAGTTGACCTTACTAAAGGGAACACCGGTCTTTCGCTTCTTACGGTTGGTCTTGGTTGGAACCCTGCGGAAGTGGAAGCCCGCGGATTATTCGGGGCAAAAAAATCCAAGCCCAATATAGACTGTGATGCATCAGCCATCCTGCTCAGCGGTAATGGAAAGCTGGCAAAGCAAAATAATGTCGTTTGTTTTCACAACCTAATAAGTCCCTGCGGATCGGTTAAACATTCTGGAGACAATTTAACAGGTGATGGAGACGGCGACGACGAGCAAATTTTTATTGATCTAAAAAAAGTGCCGGCCGATGTGGAAAAAGTCCTCGTTGTTGTGAACATCTACCAATGTGAGGTTCGAAAGCAAGACTTCGGAATGATTAAGTCAGCTTATATTCGTGTGGTTAATTCATCCAATAATGACGAACTTATTCGTTTTAACCTCACCGATAATTATGCTGGCAGGACAGCTCTAATTGTCGGAGAAATTTATCGACATAATGGCGAGTGGAAATTTAATGCTGTAGGAGAAGGTACCCATGCTGCCCATATTAATGTTCTTGCGCAGCAATACCAATAAAAAATTGCAGAGGAGATATTAAATCATGGCAATCAATCTTCAAAAAGGGCAAAAAATCGATCTAACCAAAACAAATCCGGGCCTTACGAAAGTTATTGTCGGACTTGGCTGGGATACTAACAAGTACGACGGTGGAAAAGACTTTGATCTAGATGCCAGTGCCTTTTGCTTGAATGCTGCTGGTAAAGCCTCCTCAGAGAATGATTTCATTTTCTATAATAATCCTCAAAACGCAAGTGGCTCTGTAGTACATACGGGTGATAACCGAACAGGTGAAGGGGAGGGGGATGACGAGCAGTTGAAAGTAAATCTGGACTCTGTCCCCGCCGAAGTAGAGAAGATTTCTTTCTGCATTACAATAGATGATGCTGTAAACCGTGGCCAGAATTTCGGACAAGTGTCTAATGCATTTGTGCGAGTTGTAGCCGAAGACTCTGGTGAAGAATTGATTCGCTACGACCTCGGAGAAGATTTCTCCGTTGAAACTGCGATTGTTGTTGGGGAACTGTACCGGAACAATGGCGAATGGAAATTCGCAGCTATAGGTAGTGGATATCAGGACGGCCTTGCCGGTCTTGTGAGAGACTTTGGCCTTGATGCCTAATCTGCATTGAATCGTCGTCTATACCGCGGCTCACATTCTATTTGATAATGAAAGGGGAAATATTAAATGACTGTAAATCTCTCTAAAGGTCAAAAGGTTGATCTAACCAAAACAAATCCGGGTCTTACCAAAGTTTTTGTTGGACTTGGCTGGGATACTAACAAATATGACGGGGGTAGCGAATTCGACCTCGACGCAAGCGTGTTTTGTCTGAATGCCGATGGGCGAGTAAGTTCTGATTCTGATTTTATCTTCTTTAACAATCCGAAAAACACGAATAGTTCCATTGAGCTTTCCGGTGACAACCGTACTGGCGAGGGAGCTGGCGATGATGAAACGGTCAAAATCGACTTGGCTTCCGTTCCTCAAGAAGTACAGAAAATCGCATTTAGCATTACCATTCACGAAGCACAAAGCCGTAATCAAAACTTCGGGCAAGTGGCTAACTCATTTGTTCGTTTAGTAAACGAAACCAATGGTGAAGAACTTATCCGCTATGATTTAGGGGAGGATTTCTCCGTAGGAACAGCGATCGTAGTAGGAGAATTGTACCGTCATAACGGTGAATGGAAATTTGCAGCTGTTGGTAGCGGCTTTCAAAATGGACTGGCGGGGCTTTGCCAAGACTATGGTGTAAATGTATAAAGGGGGAAATGGATATGACAATTAGCTTATCTAAAGGACAACGTATTGATTTGACGAAAACCAATCCGGGTCTTAAGAAAGCTATTATCGGACTGGGATGGGATATTAACAAATACAACACAGGCGGGGATTACGATCTGGATGCATCCGCTTTTCTTCTAAACAACGAAGGGAAGGCTCGGGGAATTGATGACTTTATCTTCTATAACAACCTTCAAACAGCAAACGGGTCTGTAAAGCACACTGGAGATAACCGGACCGGCCAAGGGGAAGGCGATGACGAACAAATCGTTATCGACTTCTCGCTTCTTCCACAAGAAGTCGAACGAATCGGTATCACGGTTACAATCGATGATGCCGTTAGGAAAAATCAAAACTTCGGGCATGTGTCTAATGCATTCGTAAGGGTTGTAGATGAGGCAACAAATCACGAAATTCTACGTTATGACCTTGGTGAAGAATTCTCATTGGAAACAGCTATCGTTGTATGCGAGTTGTACCGAAATCAAGGAGAGTGGAAGTTCCAAGCGATCGGTTCCGGTTTCCAAGGCGGTCTTGCTGCACTTTGTCAGAATTACGGACTTGATGCCAAATAAATTTATCGGGTGCTGATTATAAGGAATCAGCACCCGATTCATTGGACCCTCTTTTGAAAGGTTGATGAAAATGACTAGTTCGTTACTTAAAGGCCAGAAAGCAGATGTTACTAAGAGTAATCCTACGGCTGCCAACGTGATTGTCGGGATGGGTTGGATTAGCAATTCTTCTGTCGAAGTGGATTTTTCTTGCTTTATGCTTGGAAAAAACGACAAAGTTACAAATGATAATGATCTGATTTTTTATGGTAATCCGATTGGTCCTAACCAATCCGTGTCTGTACTTGATATTGAAAAAAAAGCGTACGGTGGCGTTACTGACAAAGCACAATTATCCATTCACTTTCAAAAAATCCCCGGAGCTTACGAAAGAGTTTCCTTTGCACTAACCATCTACGAGGGCGAAAAAAGAAGACAAAACTTCTCACTTCTTGACAATACATACATACGGATAGTTGACCCGGTAAAAGGGGAAGAAATCGTTCGATTTAATATCGGGAAATCTTTTTCTGTAGAAACGGCCATTGTAGTAG is a genomic window of Paenibacillus durus ATCC 35681 containing:
- a CDS encoding TerD family protein, yielding MTISLVKGQKVDLTKGNTGLSLLTVGLGWNPAEVEARGLFGAKKSKPNIDCDASAILLSGNGKLAKQNNVVCFHNLISPCGSVKHSGDNLTGDGDGDDEQIFIDLKKVPADVEKVLVVVNIYQCEVRKQDFGMIKSAYIRVVNSSNNDELIRFNLTDNYAGRTALIVGEIYRHNGEWKFNAVGEGTHAAHINVLAQQYQ
- a CDS encoding TerD family protein — its product is MTVNLSKGQKVDLTKTNPGLTKVFVGLGWDTNKYDGGSEFDLDASVFCLNADGRVSSDSDFIFFNNPKNTNSSIELSGDNRTGEGAGDDETVKIDLASVPQEVQKIAFSITIHEAQSRNQNFGQVANSFVRLVNETNGEELIRYDLGEDFSVGTAIVVGELYRHNGEWKFAAVGSGFQNGLAGLCQDYGVNV
- a CDS encoding TerD family protein, with the protein product MAINLQKGQKIDLTKTNPGLTKVIVGLGWDTNKYDGGKDFDLDASAFCLNAAGKASSENDFIFYNNPQNASGSVVHTGDNRTGEGEGDDEQLKVNLDSVPAEVEKISFCITIDDAVNRGQNFGQVSNAFVRVVAEDSGEELIRYDLGEDFSVETAIVVGELYRNNGEWKFAAIGSGYQDGLAGLVRDFGLDA
- a CDS encoding tellurite resistance TerB family protein — protein: MSNGLNSFQGWLSRTKGNLMDGVKKFKNKELLDAIVAGCAMVSVADGTIDNSEKQKMAGYLGRSDELKVFNMSEVIERFNHFSGNMEFDVMIGKQEALRVIAKFKSKPEIGRVIVGVCCAVGSADGDFDNNEKSTVRDICNTLGLSAGEFGL
- a CDS encoding TerD family protein; this encodes MTISLSKGQRIDLTKTNPGLKKAIIGLGWDINKYNTGGDYDLDASAFLLNNEGKARGIDDFIFYNNLQTANGSVKHTGDNRTGQGEGDDEQIVIDFSLLPQEVERIGITVTIDDAVRKNQNFGHVSNAFVRVVDEATNHEILRYDLGEEFSLETAIVVCELYRNQGEWKFQAIGSGFQGGLAALCQNYGLDAK